One Pectinophora gossypiella chromosome 9, ilPecGoss1.1, whole genome shotgun sequence genomic region harbors:
- the LOC126369863 gene encoding NPC intracellular cholesterol transporter 1-like → MSTKNKVSSYSGLKSPQRIWEKLSSTLVHFVERIFFTLGVIVARHPWRTIAITWTFLLLSCIGLMRFHIEKNPLKLWVPPESDFLTDTNWYIEKFGTGFRLQRILIVADDVLDPEVLMKIYNITKEVESLQIKTVNETISIKSLCYEVPVVNFYTEDKKSEGDFSDPTLWADDDFYCSFLETFPVDCLRYNVLDLWKNDLEQISNVTKDNIITKIVETKTNPVTGHPTDFSKLLGGVKKSASGDIVSASSVLLTWYTQVNMSEVDLNAVGNLVGTEDWVSLPLAMWETEFLGLMHSISNNASEIKIYYEAGRSFGDVSGQAMFQEMDKLFVGVALMFLYILYALSRFNWLEIKFTLGSVGMLCIGMAYITAISWCSVFEIPFGPVHSSLPFLLMGLGIDDMFVMNACWENLSDTESRKSLPVKVGLMLKHAGVSIVITSFTDIVALLIGAITILPSLKSFCIYAAAGVFFIFCYSVTYYVAIFTLDVRRMEANRNGIFYCYRHKHRINMSVKKTWFQKMLSLFYKNIVFTVPGKSVVILFTVIMTGFSTIAIFKLEQRFDPKWFIPEGTYYKDFLTNHETLYPEEGNAAFVFLGKMNYSTEFLNLYNMVQELKQKPYVKDMVDWVEPFREYVLANYDRDLKNTSTVADKDFNKYLSKFLFSSLGGRYQINIRFPETPHCGRPTGNVIASSFYFNYPRFEGPEEYIPAMNDVKHIVKSTNISTGDGYRSAWAKVFGNWVTDEIIAVEVERNIELALLCVMMCTVILITNLQMCLWIFICVLLTIVNVLGWMQRWAMTVDIVCCIGLELAIGLCVDYAAHVGHTFLTVTEGSREDRAHKTVTSIGSAVLLGGGSTLLSLSLLSMSKAYTFKAFFKIFLLVILFGLFNGLIFLPVMLSLVGPNAYKPPHDKNNKTEIVELNGKERFASDKNIEDG, encoded by the coding sequence ATGTCAACTAAAAATAAAGTATCGTCGTATTCTGGATTGAAGTCTCCGCAACGAATATGGGAAAAATTATCTTCTACTTTAGTACACTTTGTGGAACGAATATTCTTCACACTCGGAGTAATCGTCGCAAGACACCCGTGGAGGACCATCGCAATTACATGGACCTTTCTGTTGCTCAGTTGCATTGGCCTGATGAGATTTCACATAGAAAAAAACCCGCTAAAATTATGGGTGCCTCCTGAATCAGATTTTCTGACAGACACAAATTGGTACATAGAGAAGTTTGGAACAGGATTCAGGCTGCAGAGAATACTAATTGTAGCTGACGACGTATTAGATCCTGAAGTTCTGatgaaaatatacaatattaccAAAGAAGTAGAGTCTCTACAAATTAAAACCGTAAATGAaacaatatcaataaaaagCTTATGCTATGAAGTTCCCGTGGTCAACTTCTACACTGAAGACAAGAAAAGTGAAGGTGATTTTTCAGACCCAAcattatgggctgatgatgacttttattgtagttttttgGAAACATTTCCAGTAGATTGCCTCAGATATAACGTATTAGATTTGTGGAAAAATGATCTAGAACAGATAAGTAATGTGACTAAAGATAACATAATCACGAAAATTGTTGAAACCAAAACTAACCCTGTTACAGGACATCCTACTGACTTCTCTAAGTTGTTGGGAGGTGTTAAAAAATCTGCCAGTGGAGATATTGTATCTGCAAGCTCGGTCTTGTTAACTTGGTACACACAAGTAAATATGTCAGAGGTGGATTTGAATGCAGTTGGTAATTTAGTTGGCACTGAAGATTGGGTATCTCTTCCACTTGCCATGTGGGAAACAGAATTTTTGGGTTTAATGCATTCAATTTCGAATAATGCAagtgaaattaaaatttattatgaaGCAGGACGAAGTTTTGGAGACGTTAGTGGTCAAGCTATGTTTCAGGAGATGGATAAGCTATTTGTGGGTGTTGCTTTGATGTTCTTGTACATATTGTATGCTCTGTCGCGTTTTAATTGGTTGGAAATTAAATTTACACTAGGTAGCGTAGGTATGCTCTGTATAGGAATGGCCTATATCACTGCAATAAGTTGGTGTTCTGTTTTTGAAATACCATTTGGTCCAGTACACTCTTCACTGCCTTTCCTATTAATGGGTCTTGGTATTGATGACATGTTTGTTATGAATGCTTGTTGGGAAAATCTCTCTGATACAGAATCACGAAAAAGTCTTCCAGTTAAAGTTGGCCTGATGTTGAAACATGCAGGGGTATCCATCGTCATCACCTCATTCACAGATATAGTCGCTTTATTAATTGGTGCCATTACAATTCTGCCTTCTCTCAAATCGTTTTGTATTTATGCAGCTGCCGgtgtattttttatcttttgttattccgttacaTATTACGTCGCAATATTTACGTTAGATGTTAGAAGAATGGAAGCCAATAGGAATGGAATTTTTTACTGCTATAGACACAAACATAGAATAAATATGTCTGTTAAGAAAACATGGTTCCAAAAAATGTTAtccctgttttataaaaatattgtgtttaCCGTTCCTGGAAAATCTGTTGtcattttatttactgttaTCATGACTGGGTTTAGCACAATAGCAATATTTAAATTGGAACAAAGATTCGATCCAAAATGGTTTATTCCTGAAGGCACATACTACAAAGATTTCTTGACTAATCATGAAACTCTTTATCCTGAAGAAGGCAATGCTGCTTTCGTATTTTTAGGCAAAATGAATTACAGTactgaatttttaaatttatataacaTGGTACAAGAACTAAAACAGAAGCCTTATGTAAAGGATATGGTTGATTGGGTTGAACCTTTTCGCGAATATGTTCTCGCTAATTATGATCGTGACTTGAAGAATACATCTACAGTTGCAGATAAAGattttaacaaatatttatcGAAATTCTTGTTTAGCTCTTTAGGAGGGCGgtatcaaataaatataagattTCCTGAGACTCCGCATTGTGGACGACCTACCGGAAATGTAATAGCCtcatctttttattttaattatccgAGGTTTGAAGGTCCTGAAGAGTATATTCCAGCTATGAATGACGTGAAACATATAGTGAAATCCACCAATATATCTACTGGCGATGGGTATCGTAGCGCTTGGGCTAAAGTTTTTGGTAACTGGGTAACGGATGAAATAATAGCGGTCGAAGTAGAAAGAAATATAGAACTAGCTTTGCTCTGTGTGATGATGTGTACCGTTATATTGATAACTAATCTGCAAATGTGTTTGTGgatttttatttgtgtattaCTGACGATCGTTAATGTTTTAGGTTGGATGCAAAGATGGGCTATGACTGTCGATATAGTTTGTTGTATAGGTCTCGAACTCGCCATAGGTTTGTGTGTAGATTATGCGGCTCATGTTGGTCACACGTTTTTGACAGTTACAGAAGGCTCACGTGAAGATAGAGCTCATAAAACTGTGACATCTATCGGCTCTGCAGTTTTACTTGGCGGTGGTTCGACTCTACTTTCTTTGTCACTTCTCAGTATGTCGAAAGCATACACATTCAAagcatttttcaaaattttccttTTAGTTATATTATTTGGTCTATTTAATGGTTTAATATTTTTGCCGGTCATGTTGTCATTAGTGGGACCGAATGCATACAAACCACCAcatgataaaaataacaaaactgaAATTGTGGAATTGAATGGTAAAGAGCGCTTCgccagtgataaaaatattgagGATGGTTGA